A window from Nitrospira sp. ND1 encodes these proteins:
- a CDS encoding substrate-binding domain-containing protein: protein MHTRISGFVCAALLCLTGLPASAEVAGSMAIAGHGPEQRVIESLAHAFEKANPRAYIDVVWDDNSKPLDLVKTKQAKIAVTGTAEDGLRSFQIAWDGIAIMVHRSNFTKEVTKQEVAELFSGKYKVWADLGGPDTKVLLIDRPRNENNRDAFEQQLGIAGKIPEGAKVIAKDEKVIKTIAGTLPPHSAVAFVSLGQALEAVASGVPVKLLPVDKIEPETPTVKDGRYTLRRPVLLLSHNEPDPLVEAFEQFALSEDGQKIISESYTPLPKTSSP, encoded by the coding sequence ATGCACACCCGTATCAGCGGATTTGTCTGTGCCGCTCTTCTCTGTCTCACGGGCCTCCCGGCTTCAGCCGAGGTGGCCGGATCGATGGCCATCGCCGGCCACGGGCCCGAACAGCGGGTCATCGAATCGCTGGCCCATGCGTTTGAAAAAGCCAATCCCCGCGCCTACATCGACGTCGTCTGGGACGACAATTCGAAGCCGCTCGATCTGGTGAAGACCAAACAGGCCAAAATTGCGGTGACCGGAACCGCGGAGGACGGCCTGCGCTCGTTCCAGATCGCCTGGGACGGCATCGCCATCATGGTGCACCGGTCGAACTTCACCAAAGAGGTCACAAAACAGGAAGTCGCGGAGCTGTTTTCCGGAAAGTACAAAGTATGGGCCGATCTCGGCGGACCGGATACGAAGGTCCTGCTGATCGACCGGCCGCGCAATGAAAATAATCGCGACGCGTTCGAGCAACAGCTCGGCATCGCCGGCAAAATTCCCGAGGGCGCAAAGGTCATCGCCAAAGACGAAAAAGTGATCAAGACGATAGCCGGCACCCTCCCGCCCCACTCGGCCGTCGCCTTTGTATCTCTCGGCCAGGCCCTGGAGGCAGTGGCATCCGGTGTGCCCGTCAAGCTGCTGCCGGTCGATAAGATCGAACCGGAAACGCCTACCGTCAAGGATGGCCGGTACACCCTGCGCCGCCCGGTCCTATTGCTGTCGCACAATGAGCCCGATCCGCTCGTTGAGGCCTTCGAACAATTTGCCCTGTCGGAGGACGGACAAAAAATCATCAGCGAATCTTATACACCGCTCCCGAAGACATCATCTCCATAA
- a CDS encoding FmdB family zinc ribbon protein — protein sequence MPVYEYRCEQCTHQFEATQSVHARPEDTVCPQCNKIGATRMLSAFASKVKGSHKPGFEEIKAYDMLNERMDRFSKLPPAMGKRIEASPDFMAGAGGPAPTEGHDS from the coding sequence ATGCCGGTCTACGAATATCGCTGCGAACAATGTACCCATCAGTTCGAGGCAACCCAGTCCGTCCACGCACGACCGGAAGACACCGTCTGTCCCCAGTGCAACAAAATCGGCGCCACCAGAATGCTCTCGGCGTTTGCTTCGAAGGTCAAAGGCTCCCACAAGCCGGGCTTCGAGGAAATAAAAGCCTATGACATGTTGAACGAGCGTATGGATCGGTTTTCCAAGCTCCCGCCCGCCATGGGCAAACGGATCGAGGCCTCACCGGACTTCATGGCCGGCGCCGGGGGCCCTGCTCCAACTGAAGGGCACGACTCGTAG
- a CDS encoding DMT family transporter yields the protein MPQFALLLTTFVWGATFPATKAALEQISPLSFLFLRFLLGMTVVFAVLLFFRRPLIRDTSMMRASLIATAWLFIGYVLQTVGLRFTTASNSAFITVLYVVFVPLYLLRLGLHTWVSNGIALAGLWLLVRPTASANLGDLLTLGSAAAFAAHMVCLERYTRVADPVSLFAWQLVLMTVAMSGVMWWEQPTLAMFEPSRVLAVGLVVTGILATGAFAVQMWAQRLLPAQQVALLFAAEPAVAAWLAWYFLGEHLDAQGWFGSAMILGGVLLGSWVTGESSPAQQESVTARSEGG from the coding sequence ATGCCTCAATTCGCCCTGCTTCTCACGACCTTTGTGTGGGGGGCGACGTTTCCAGCCACGAAGGCCGCGCTCGAGCAAATCTCCCCGCTCTCGTTTCTTTTCCTGCGATTCCTTCTCGGCATGACCGTCGTCTTTGCGGTGTTGCTGTTCTTCCGCCGCCCTTTGATTCGCGACACCTCCATGATGCGGGCCAGTCTGATTGCGACCGCCTGGCTGTTCATCGGCTATGTGTTGCAGACCGTGGGACTTCGCTTCACGACGGCATCGAATTCGGCCTTTATCACGGTGCTGTATGTGGTGTTTGTGCCGTTGTACCTGCTCCGTTTGGGCCTCCACACCTGGGTCTCCAATGGGATTGCATTGGCCGGTCTCTGGCTGCTGGTCAGGCCGACGGCCTCCGCCAACCTTGGGGATCTGCTGACTCTGGGGAGCGCTGCGGCGTTTGCCGCCCATATGGTATGCCTGGAACGATATACCCGCGTGGCGGATCCGGTTTCGTTGTTCGCGTGGCAATTGGTACTGATGACCGTGGCCATGTCGGGAGTCATGTGGTGGGAACAGCCGACGCTCGCGATGTTTGAGCCCAGCCGCGTCCTGGCCGTCGGGCTTGTGGTCACCGGTATTCTGGCGACCGGGGCGTTTGCGGTCCAGATGTGGGCGCAGCGGCTCCTGCCTGCGCAGCAAGTCGCCTTGTTGTTTGCCGCGGAACCGGCCGTGGCGGCCTGGCTGGCGTGGTATTTCCTGGGCGAACATCTGGACGCGCAAGGGTGGTTCGGTAGTGCGATGATTCTCGGTGGCGTCCTGCTCGGGTCTTGGGTGACAGGTGAGTCGTCGCCGGCGCAGCAGGAATCTGTGACTGCGCGTTCAGAAGGAGGGTGA